atctttgcacaaacgcaataactaatatattcgtcaattcgacgcgtcgctttacacgcactcgctgtctcgggtcgagctgacgcgagagtctatagcgacgaatagcgtcgagtggcgcgatagggagctgtctctattggttgtgtgaatctaAGTCGTGTCGCACTACAATTCCCTatagaataagaaataaattcaacTCCCGTCAGTCCAACAGTCAACTCAGGCACTCGACCGTGCGCGCGTAACACACCCCGGGCAAACATCAACACAAATGCTGGACCAGCTGCCCGCAGACGTCCGTCTTCGTCAGCTCGAAGTCCGCCGCCTTACCTCGCTGCAAGATCTCTATCGTCGACCTGGATTCCAGCTGCTTGATGTGATGCAGGACCTTCGCTTCGGGGAGGGGTTGTATGGGCTTCGCGACGATGAGGGTCGTGTTCTTGAGCGCCCTCGCGAGGCTCTTGAGGAACTTGTACCACTGCCTCTCGTTGGCGGTCGCTTCGGGCGTGTTCACGAGCACGATGGCGCGCTCCATCAGTGCGCAGACGCAGCTCAGGGTCAGCTggaagtaaaaaaatacaaaataattcgaGATAATTGATACATTTGTGTAAAAGATCAAGGTCAAGAAATCAACGCCATCCTTACTAATACAGAATGGAGTATGTATTTGCTTGCagactatttgactggtttttaaaatccattttatatagAGAGGTTGAGGAACTCAATTAAAGTGGATTTTTATAATTCTAGTACacatttgctgaaaaatatcatattaaaattcaatatttaaatagcgcgcgaaaacggtACTTTGACAATATGGCTCCGCAATGGGATCGGTGATGTCATTTGCCGCTATTGTAATCTGTGGCACATATGATCCACATACAGTAGGCAAACTTGGTTAAcgagcaagtgacgtcatcataaacaGGAGCATTTTCTGTCACgcgacaaattaaaaattacacacacacacattatttttcgcattgtcaaatagcctattaaaaataataaaaatctgcaTGGACATTGTCAAGGACACATAAGGCATAAGTAACAGATGacattagatatatataattcttgAATATCGTATAGGAAATGTTAGATCATCGGGCAAACTTACAGAAGTAGTCAACACGTGAGGGGTCCTCGCCGGGTCCAAGGCTTCGGAGAGGAAGCTGCATGACTCTATAACCGCAGACCAGCCTGATGTGCTCTGAATGTAGCTGTGGACGATAATGGTCTATATTTTATGtcaatatcattaaaaacactTATGGAAGTACTGTTTCTACTGCACTGGCTCAGCAAACACAGTGAGGCTACGTATTGCGAGCGGGTCGGGTGCGTACCGGCGGTAGTGGTGCGCGAGCGCGGCCAGGCCGCCGTCGtcgcggcgcgcggcgggcgcCAGCGCGCGCAGCACGCGCGCCCACAGCGGCCGCAGCCGGCGGCGCCTGCAACGCCGACGCGCCCGACGGTAAGCACTGTCCTCCGCGGTGTCGAGTGGCGCGTCGGCTGTGCGCCGGcttacatgggtacgccactccccCCGAGTCGCTGTAGAAAGACATTCATTACTTTTCAATGCTGTCTCGTGATggcgtttgtggtaccatcgttacttctcaTTACACAACAgctgctttagctacttacattggggtcagagtcaGGTAcgttatgttgtccaatatttattattacattattcaaaATACTATACTATGTGTGTTATATcttgttaatcataattattatcaatatcatttactttatttatttattttatatttgtgtgta
This Vanessa cardui chromosome 29, ilVanCard2.1, whole genome shotgun sequence DNA region includes the following protein-coding sequences:
- the LOC124541832 gene encoding uncharacterized protein LOC124541832; the encoded protein is MEHIPPRCSKAATRGEWRTHVSRRTADAPLDTAEDSAYRRARRRCRRRRLRPLWARVLRALAPAARRDDGGLAALAHHYRRYIQSTSGWSAVIESCSFLSEALDPARTPHVLTTSLTLSCVCALMERAIVLVNTPEATANERQWYKFLKSLARALKNTTLIVAKPIQPLPEAKVLHHIKQLESRSTIEILQRGKAADFELTKTDVCGQLVQHLC